The DNA window gttgacactgtgttgatattttttgttgctattattttgtcatatgttgacattttctaacagtCTAAATcataatttggagtttgtacaatagttaaagtttgcatttgattacatcttTATTTCTGTATGTATTAAGAGTAGCATTTATACTTTTAACACTACTAAGTTGTGTGAGACATATTTTTTATTGTATAATCTCACTCgttttcttttcaaatttggAGTGTAATAATAGTAGAAATTCCATCAACCTATCAAACGTTCTTACACAAAATTGTGTGTTTGTGGCGATCTTTATTATTCAATTGTTCTTTCTTTTCGTTCTTAGTTGGATAGTCTCTCACTATAGATTCAGTAGGAGTACTTATTTGTGGTGAACTCAGGGTTGCAAATATCCTTCAAGTTCAACTATCCAACAAGTTAGTCCGCCAAATCGAAGACAGAACACGTTGGAGACTACCTACCAAAACGAGTGTCATGCCTTGGCGAGAAGAGGGAAAGGTTGTTCCGCCACACGCACCCTCTCTAGGCCAATCATGGTGCGACATTaagtgtaacaccccgactttatacccattttatttcttttagttgggaccaattttgagaagcccaaaaatcaattatttatttcaattttaatcatatgtagttatatatatataaccatCCCGCACGTCTCCCACTTTTCATTCCTTCCTGCGGCTGCAAAATCTTTCTCCCTTCCAAAAAGGTATATCCTCTGTTATTTATGAAATCTTCCATGGTATATACATTCACGGTAGTCCACCAATTGAATTTATGCAATTTGTTGAATGACACTCTTCTCCCAAAGTTTCGATCTTTAATGCGTTAGaaactgttttttttttgctctTCAATCCAATTCTTGGAAACCCACTAATAATTGAAATCGGACAATTTGAATTGAATAGAAAGTTAAGAATGAGAAAAGGGGAGAGAGAGCTTACCTgctgagacagagagagagacagagagtgTGACGATTTGATAAGTAGTTTACTGTTTTGAATTGAGGAGGGTGATGAGGTTTGGAGAAATATATTACAAAGAGTAATTGGATTCATAGGCATGTTCCTACATATTACAAAATATCTTTTTTAGTTGGTCATTTTTTGTAGATGAGGATTTTCTATTCCCTCACTTCACCAATTGGATTCAACCTCGAATCTTCTAGGCAGTTACTCTTACTCACTCACGAGAATATTACATTCATCAAGtagcatttttaaaaaatcatctaaaaatatacaaatcatgttaaaaaaaaaagatttcaaaaaataaaaaatgtttcgGGTCGGGTACCCCCGGTGTCGGGTGCGGGATACCCGACTAGGGTATCGGGTAATACCCGACTAACTGCGGGACGGGTATCGGAACTAACTTTTCTGCCAAAATCCACTACTTGATGGATGGAGATGGATTTATcgcattattttattatatatcatTGATGCATAATTAGTACATTTACCCAAGAAGATTCGGATATGACTTATCTTAATGTACTTCTGTTTAATTAAGTTagcacaatttaattaaagtttttaatGAATAACTATCGTGGCTATTTTAAGTGCATCGATTAATATGTTAATCAAAGTCTTTCTAGGGTGAATTGagttaataaaaattatagtatttcTTTATATTCCGCTAATATGATACATGGACATTTTCATAGCTTTGGTTGTATTCATATAAAAGAATGTCATTTTTGAATGATGGGAATCAATCTTGCTAAGTAACATAAATCGAGTGATTTGGTATTAATTAGGTATACATACTCAATACTTGATCGAGTATAGCTAATAACCAGAGTTCAATACAAAACCCGACACTTATACCTAATAATTACGAGTATTAAATATCTAATACATGTGAATATTAAGTTAAATATGATACTCTCTCATCACTCTTCTCTGCATTATTCCCTTTCTTACTTTTTaatttctctattttaactatttactatatttttatataacgAGTGCCAAAAAGTCAAAGTGACTCCAAATGCAGGATAAAGGGAGTATTACATAGTATCCACTATCCTTTTAAGTTTTAACAACACTACTATATAGTGTCATCGTCCAGGGGTGTGgtccgttgctaacttttcttaaattgctaatttgctaactcatcaacgtagtgtattaaaaatgtaaacacgatcacattaaaatgtcaacacatatttgtgttgacaatTTAATAAAcagtgttgacatttaaatattaatgtcaacacaatgtattaaaatatcaacttaagtttatgttgacatttcgtgttgacatttttaataatacaccacgttgatgagttagcaagttagcaacttaagaaaagttaACAACGGGTCACATCCCCTCATAGTCCATAACCATAACAAATATCCATCATCATTccttccaaaaaaataaaattaaaataacccCATGGAACATACAATATAAAGCACTATTTAAAAAAAGTGTACTTATTTTATTGCTTCAAAGTTCAAAGCCTCCAACAATGACATATACTTTTaagatttaaaatttaaatattgtacTTATGACTCATCTATGAGTTgtaccaaaaaaaaaagcaaaacgCCTAGATCTCCCcaaaagtaatactccctccgtcccggactacttgcacttatttcctttctgagcgtcccaagttatttgcactctttccatttttagtaaaaattatcacctacagccgcaattgttgactttgctatacactcattccttaatctccgtgccgaaaaggaaatgtgcgagtagtccgggacggagggagtatattggtATCCATGGTCCTACCAAGCTTACTTGATTAGCACTTGCCCCACTTGTATCACCCATTTTGATTTCTTTGccccaactctctctctctctatttcaaGACAATAGCTATTGCCCAATTTGTTTTGCAAGTCAATTTGAAGTTAGTTGAGTCCTTCTCAGACTTACATGCTACATCATATTTTGAAGGTTCAAAGACTCAATTAGGTATTTTAGCATTAGCTAGTCGAGCTATTGATTTgatggagaaaaaaaaaatagaagcttatatattaaatattggGCCATTAATTTAAGAATATAGTgtcaacaaaaattaaatactaccATACTCACAAGTTATGACGTACACGTACTATTAACTTATAAATGGGAATCTACGTGCACATACTTAAACAATAAgcaatagtatatttataaatcatcaaaagtaaaatcaagAAATTAAACTTAACCTTCCATGCCTGCAATGCTCCATTTTGGTTAAGGAGATCAATATCGAAAAGAATACTAACAAAATATGTAAGGCCAAAAATCTGTGTAGGATTCTTATTCCCATAacgaatttaaattaattacgtCTCCTCCTTACTCTACATGTGAAAGTGATTCGAGTGTTCCTATTTTTATACAAACAATCCAAAAATAAGAtagatttttaatttctttttcatgGAATAATAAACATCAATGTTTGATGTAGGGaaagtctctctctctcttttaacAAACATCAATTTATTCCCTTTTTTTCTTACGAAAAATATCATATGCATATCACTATTGGGGAGTGTTCATATCCATAACTGAAATTatgtcaaaaatcaaagcaaatcatagtcattggatcttgtgatgtaactgttagattaatgtcacgtgtcatctaataatgtagattgtgtagtctaataatgtagattgtgtagtctaataatgtagctcggctaATAATATAACGCTTTTAgtgtaataatgtagctcggatATTATTATCACAACCATCATCCAATGGCTGaaatttgctttgatttttttttacagGATCTCACTTATGGACCATAGTGCACCCCTATCACTGTATCAGCATATGCAATACACTGATTATTGTGATTCAGCAAgattagatttttatttttcatattactAGTGGGAGGATAAAGTATGATTTGGTGCGTCATTAACCACTAATCCACACGTTAGGGGTTTATTTATAACATCATTAGACGACAAAAGAAGTCACCGGTTTTTCTGGTTTGTTGTATCGTATTCACGCTCTTCACGTCAGGGGTATTAACGTAATTACATATGTCTATTTATTGGGTCCACATAAGGATATTCCAAATGAATCTACCTACTCTTTCTGGTCAAATTGGGCTTCTCACCAAAACTGCTTCAATAATTTACAATAAAGttattttttctgaaatttttgaaaatgacGTTACCTATACGGCTttagtaaaattatttttttccataATTTGTTGTATCTTGTCGATGATAAAGTATTACTCTCTCTATCCCACAAAAGATATCACACTTGTGGgacggcatgagattttataaGGTTTTGTTGTATGTGgagtgaaaaagaaaaataagttactggaatgtgaggtccattaccaaaaatgtaaatatgacatcttttatgcgacaaactaaaaaggaaagtgagacatcttttagggacggatgaagtatttacTCCGTCTCTTACTAAATGAGGTACTCTCTTCATCCCACAAGAGAattcactcttattatgggcacaaggtttaagaaatgtaaagaataatgggtttaaaaaattagtagaatatgagacccacttttttaaattagttttataataaaatgtgagtgaagtgagttagtagaatatgaagcatacttactatttttggtaaaaattAAGTGTGACTTTTATTATGGGACATACTGAAATATTAAGCTATGACTCTTATTGGGATGGAGAGAGAATTTCTTTTCGTCACAAAATATAAGAAATGAAAttgtaattaaataaaaagaataaaataagatagacgAAAAAGTTGAGGGGAAAAAATAAGGGAGAATGCTAGAAAAGGATATAACTTACTTAGCTTGGGACATGAAAAAGGATTATGAATCAATTAACAATGGACAAAGAGAGTACTCGGTATTATAGATAAAACTTTGAGTTTTTAGGGAAAACATCTCAAATTATACATAATTACAActaatatttgaattatacatGTTTAAAGAGAAATTCCTAAAATTTATATGAttataactaataaataataatcaaaTTATCATATACTATTAATAAGCATTAATGTCTTTATATTCAACATCGATGTTGATTAGTGATTACGTAAAAACATCTTAAAAATAAGTTCATCGCATAacctaaattataaaaataaaagtagtaATTTATGATAAGCCACACAATCCTTCTGTGAtcgaaaattaaattttgacaCATTTGCATTATTATTATGACCAATAAGATACTACTTAATTATAATTCGATACATTTTCAACTGTCTTTTTTGTGGTGGTGCTAAACCCCCATTTTCTGCAATATGATTTTATGAGAAATTAAAAGTTTTAAGGTTTATAATCAGGtcgtacttttttttaattccaacAAAATATGTTAGTTAGGTGTATGAGAAAGTCGATATATTGATCTTTACGCTTtgagtattaaattaaatataatgatGTGATTGAGCGAATTAAGTTTACAAATAATATATTCTCATGAGAATTTAATGATGGGGCTTTATtcttataaaaatgaaattagatATTGTGGGGCACAATTTTGGTTCCAAGACTTCTTATCAAGTGTTTAGCTTTAAAAAGAAGGTAATTTTATTCGTAAAACTCATACTATAAAacagtaataaaaataattctaaatttaCTATTTTATCATATGAATATGTTACTCCATATTTTTGCAGATTTCACTACTACACCAAATATCCAGCAAAAGATAAATCACCATATACTCTCTAGAAGATACTCTTTGTCCAAAACCCAGAAAGCAAAAACACAAGCACAGCAGCACACATGTAATGTATATGTATGTTTGATGATGTATATGGTTATGCAGCGACGCAGAAACATGCAGACGAAGTACCTAGAACGATACACTCAGGCCAAGAAGCACCATGAACTGAGCTACAAATTCCGGATGGCCAGGCCAGGCTGCTCCAGTAACCAGATTTCCATCTGTGAAGCACCGGTGAATGGGTTCGGGCTCTAACCATGTAGCCCCCGCTAGAACAACATTAAGCTTCACAGCCGGGTATGCAGTACATTTCTTGCCCTGAAACGATGATATCATTAATTAAGACCAAACCAAAACTGCCCTCTGTAATTTTGTCTAAGTTGCAAGTGCAACATGCATCAACACCGAAAAGTTAGTTGTGAGCATGTACGACAAAGAGTATATGGTATGAAAGAAAGCTACCTTGAGAACATTCGCAGCAGATAAAATTTGTTGTCCGTGACAGATGGATGCTACTGGTTTATTGGATGCCATGAATTCCTTCACTACTTGAATAACCTTGTCATTCAGCGCCAAATACTCTGGAGCACGACCCCCAGGTATGACGAGTCCATCATAGATTGAGGGATTCACACTTTCAAAATCCGCATTTAAAGTGAAGTTGTGGCCTGGCTTCTCACTGTAGGTTTGATCACCTTCAAAGTCGTGAACAGCAGTAGGGCACGTCTCACCTGCTTTCTTCCCTGGGCAAACAGCATCAACGTGACAGTCAAGGGCTTGAAGGGACTGGAATGGAACCATCACCTCATAATCCTCCATATAATCCTGCTCCAAGTACGTAAAAGAGTATACCCCATTAAAGCGTAAAACGCAAAACATCAACTCCCTAATTACACTGCAGAagaaaattatatttggaagttcagataattttattattaaatcttGAAAGGGAAACTAAATAATCGGAACTTACTCCACAAAGGAATAGGATTTTCTTTCCAGAACCAGATATCTTGGCTCCTAATGCGTTGATAAAAAGGCGGATGAACTCAGGATGTCCATTGTATGTAGCACCAGTTATCAGGTTTCCATCACTGGTACAGGAGGCCAAGGTATCTGGTTCTACCCAATGCGCACCAGCAGCAACGAGTGCAGGTTTAAGAGATGGATAAGCAGTGCATTTTCTGCCTTTAACAACATCAGCTGCAGCCAAGATCAACTGTCCATGGCAGATGGACGCAATTGGCCTTTTCAAGTCTTCAAACTTTTTCACCAAAGCTACAACAGAGTCATCCACCGCGAGATATTCTGGGGCACGTCCTCCTGGTATGATCAGTCCATCATATTTGGTGGCATCTATTTCACTAAAAGTAGCATTAAGAGCAAAATTATGCCCTCTTGACTCTGAAAATGTCTGCATCAATTTTTCAATCACGATCAAAGCAGGTCAATAATTAAGAGTCTAAGACAGGTAATAGAGTAACTCAATTATACTGATATCACAGTAATGCAACATTAGCGATTACAATCAACACCGATCAGGCACTCTTGCCAGTCAGTGAAACATGGGAACAAAAGCAATTAGGATAGGAATTTCAATGAGAAAACTATTACAAATGGTGATTTGGtcttaaatgaaaaaaatatctcaaagaTTAGCATCGTGGCAATTGTACAGGCATAAACACAGATTCACAAACACCATGGCCTTGTTTACTTTGGTGAAAAAGAGATTAAGGATGGACAAGGCTCCAATGCTAGGTTGACAAAAATGTTCAACTATATTAAACATATACTTTCTACAAAAAGGTGGATACCTCAAGCCCCTTAGTTAATGAGGTTTAAGGTATTTAACAGAGGATATGGATCTCAACCATATATCCAATCACACTATCTATCCGCCGAATTCTAAATTAACCAAACAAGATCCAGGTGTAATCGCCAAGGCACAAAGCATAAATATCAAACAACGAGAAGTCAACAATATACTAAATGTTTTCACAACCTTGAATTAGGGTGTTTGGCTGAGCTTATAAGCTTCTTAAAAACAACAACTAATAAGTTGTTTAGGAACTTATAAGCTCTTGATAAGGGTTTGCAAAATAAGTTCAACATAATATAAATTCATCAAGCACATCTTACTTTTCCAATGATCTTATAAGCAACAACCAATTTAGATAAACAACCTTACTATGGTTTGTTATTTCCAACATATACTCCCTCAATTTAATCTGTCCTCAATTTTCTGGCTAACTAGAATTTGCTTCTaactcaatcatccaaacacttTGATAATTTACAAGCTGTAGAGGCATTACATTTCATAAAATCTTGAAATATCTTATCAGTTGTTGGAGCGCTTAGCCAAACACCCTCTTAGCACACAAGAAACTTACACTATGCTTCGACCAATTAACAACAAAAGCAAATATACCATAGCAAATAGATCCAAATTAGAACAACAAAAAACACTGCAAGACTTCAACTTTAATCAACGCAAACACCCACGGAAGACATGGCATCAATCATCCCAATCAAACACACACAAAACCTGATGTCCTTGAAGATCATGGATTGCAGTGCGACATATGTCGCCCGCTTTCTTGCCGGGACAAACAGCGTCGACGGATAGCCCATATGCTAGCAACGCTTGAAATGGAACCATCACCTAAAAACAAAATCGCTAATCCATTTAGCGGAACCCCACATAGTGAGAATTCGCCGAACAGTTAGAAGAACTTGCATTCAATATAAAGAAGAGGAGAATAAGAAATGATGACCTCGTAATCTTCGACATAGTCTCCGCACAGCAAAAGGACCCTTTTCTGCTCAGCCATTTCTGGTTTGAAATTAATCTCCTGAttgtgatgggatacgaactaaacaactaaacaataattgcgagcccaatagcagtgacggcccatcagcccaaaacccaagaaagagtatcagttcggcacaaccaaagagttcggtcacagcctatagctcggtaaaagccgaccaatcgagctcaactctcagatcggcaaaagctgatcggcaaagtcagttcggcacaaccaaagagttcggtcacagcctatagctcggtaaaagccgaccaatcgagctcaactctcagatcggcaaaagctgatcggcaaagttcagcagttcggtctcagtattcgaccgaacaaggagatagtggacccatgcaggatctccacgacctccattacacccacgatctatttagtggtattaagcagttatcaacccccctaccagggctgcaaaccacgatcttagttcgaatgtataaatagaacttagatcagatagaccaaggttaagttctctagatcctgaatctcatatagcaaatcagtattgtaatctgtaagctagatcaagcaatacaaatttgccctctattcttcccgtggacgtagatttacctcagtaaatcgaaccacgtaattctcagtgttgtgatcttcatttattacttgcatttattcccatcaaaaattcgctaaatcatcactggcgccgtctgtgggaaacgacagaaaaccaaaactgtgataaaagcgagtttttgatcctcttccaccaaaaaatgcgtaccagatcacataatacccatacttccgtccgtgatgaacgtgaggaagctagtccagcccgtaggtctggaaaacagcctcgggagaaatctgcctccagttctcacggtgaaagaacaaaccactcaaaaagtcatcgcaccgagcctccccagcagctcgatttgaatgaggctgtcaagttgttcttggctgagaagcaggatgagttcttaacattcctgcaaaagagccagaagccggagaagaaaacggcggattctccctccccctccagacatgaaagtcactaccgcagtagtgtcgtatcttccaggagaaagaatcctcaccaccgatatgttccttctcctccttgttaccgaaatcacaggagaactccatctccaccataccgtagagatgtcggattcgctatgtatggagcgctgaagactccattttcggatgatatcaccag is part of the Salvia splendens isolate huo1 chromosome 22, SspV2, whole genome shotgun sequence genome and encodes:
- the LOC121787483 gene encoding protein DJ-1 homolog D-like, with product MAEQKRVLLLCGDYVEDYEVMVPFQALLAYGLSVDAVCPGKKAGDICRTAIHDLQGHQTFSESRGHNFALNATFSEIDATKYDGLIIPGGRAPEYLAVDDSVVALVKKFEDLKRPIASICHGQLILAAADVVKGRKCTAYPSLKPALVAAGAHWVEPDTLASCTSDGNLITGATYNGHPEFIRLFINALGAKISGSGKKILFLCGDYMEDYEVMVPFQSLQALDCHVDAVCPGKKAGETCPTAVHDFEGDQTYSEKPGHNFTLNADFESVNPSIYDGLVIPGGRAPEYLALNDKVIQVVKEFMASNKPVASICHGQQILSAANVLKGKKCTAYPAVKLNVVLAGATWLEPEPIHRCFTDGNLVTGAAWPGHPEFVAQFMVLLGLSVSF